The proteins below are encoded in one region of Ereboglobus luteus:
- a CDS encoding tetratricopeptide repeat protein, which produces MRALILTLFFLLCAIVTVAQPEPSDDENWLKFTSEHFEMLSSASERGSMHALVQLEQFREFVLRTIPHMRDSACEPKPLIFIFNSHQQRSRLLFKNPDAGARQAATPYLEGRLRPRIMITVNRGRLPVHISYHGYACSLINARLGPDVPLWLEEGLAGVFETLSANGDTVTFGRTNAIRLQTISRPPLIPLDTLFTANRNSPHYKENDRTGKFRSQAWLLLHYAMLGENSESCTLENLLRFADESSRPGAITSEVFEKVFGFDYKTLEDALDSYLRAGAYEKSTARIPTSPIRNKITSLAVTDEEFELERAGLSWRVNKAPDAMAALRELEKEHPENPRVYELLAEMQTGKRDNQAAANYLAKAVEKNTANPMTYIELIGTLIDQGKPGRLVPEKTAAECKALVDRAIELAPDCMEAYEMLAIIESQSPVMRVEKTRPIMEALPRMRERGKTRVALATIYWRLKRHDEAQAMLNETMGDTKSSDDMKRLAHELQRRIAKETGAPAPAPLPKSKQAPPKPAPMEPGTKERWLKLSSEHFDIFTSAHEYASLQLLIQLEQFREFFFRTIPQGRIYDPKPLIFIFDDNEHYERYRPDGPDRKAHTPPGKYFGGHLQSRIMMRHAGRFGQRLIIHEYIHSLISTRMGPRVPLWFSEGMAGVYETASIRGDTVTFGRVEEMRLKTITRTPPLPLGTLFNVGYRSPYYQGGGPETAKFYALSWLLLHYAMLGKNNEPYTVPNLMRFAAETSPPRGDTAKAFEKVFGSDYKGLEQALNSYMRAGEYVATTTTIPADPIRNKITTRLADDEEIEIELAGLAWRAGMTPTTVSLEALDVMFKLEKKYPENPRVYEILAEAQMRMNDAKTAAHYKAKAIKKNAANPKVYVELLKYDDIKPDKPGRLMSARAAAKYAALADRAIELAPDYMEAYEMLAIIESQNPNIRVEKMNAVLEALPHMRERDKTHYALATVYWRLKRHEEAQAVINELKNDPKSSDAMKRRASELQRLIEKEAGKKASAKNRQR; this is translated from the coding sequence ATGCGTGCCCTCATACTGACCTTGTTTTTCTTGTTATGCGCCATTGTCACCGTGGCGCAGCCCGAGCCCTCCGACGACGAGAACTGGCTGAAGTTCACCAGCGAGCACTTCGAGATGCTCAGTTCGGCAAGCGAGCGCGGATCCATGCACGCGCTCGTCCAGCTTGAGCAATTTCGCGAATTTGTCCTGCGCACGATTCCGCACATGCGGGACTCCGCCTGCGAACCCAAGCCGCTAATATTTATATTTAACTCCCATCAACAACGCTCCCGCCTCTTATTCAAGAATCCAGATGCAGGAGCGCGCCAGGCCGCGACCCCTTATTTGGAAGGACGATTACGGCCGCGCATCATGATAACAGTCAATCGCGGGCGGCTGCCCGTCCACATTAGTTATCACGGATATGCCTGCTCGTTGATCAACGCGCGACTCGGACCGGATGTTCCCCTCTGGCTGGAAGAGGGGCTGGCCGGAGTTTTCGAAACGCTCAGCGCCAATGGCGACACCGTTACTTTTGGCAGAACGAACGCGATACGACTCCAGACAATAAGCCGCCCGCCCCTGATACCGCTCGACACCCTGTTTACCGCCAATCGCAACAGCCCACACTACAAGGAAAACGACAGGACGGGCAAGTTCCGCTCACAGGCGTGGCTTCTTTTGCATTACGCGATGCTCGGCGAAAACAGCGAATCCTGCACACTGGAAAACTTGCTGCGCTTTGCCGACGAGTCATCGCGTCCAGGTGCGATCACTTCCGAAGTTTTTGAAAAAGTTTTCGGCTTCGATTATAAAACGTTGGAAGACGCTCTCGATTCTTACTTGCGCGCCGGGGCATACGAGAAGTCAACGGCCAGAATCCCCACAAGCCCCATTCGGAATAAAATCACCTCCCTAGCCGTCACGGACGAGGAGTTCGAGCTCGAGCGTGCCGGTTTATCCTGGCGCGTCAACAAGGCCCCCGATGCCATGGCCGCCCTGCGCGAGTTGGAGAAAGAGCATCCGGAAAACCCGCGTGTTTACGAACTCCTGGCGGAAATGCAAACGGGCAAGCGCGACAACCAAGCCGCCGCAAATTACCTGGCCAAGGCGGTTGAGAAAAACACCGCTAATCCGATGACATATATCGAGCTCATCGGGACTCTAATCGACCAGGGAAAACCCGGGCGCCTGGTGCCGGAAAAGACGGCCGCCGAATGCAAAGCGCTTGTTGACCGCGCCATTGAACTCGCGCCCGATTGCATGGAGGCGTATGAAATGCTGGCGATCATCGAGTCGCAAAGCCCGGTTATGCGCGTGGAAAAAACGAGACCCATCATGGAGGCGCTTCCGCGCATGCGCGAGCGCGGCAAAACACGCGTTGCGCTGGCGACGATTTACTGGCGCCTGAAACGCCATGACGAAGCGCAAGCGATGTTAAATGAAACGATGGGTGATACAAAATCGTCCGATGACATGAAGCGCCTCGCGCACGAGTTGCAGCGGCGCATCGCAAAGGAAACCGGTGCGCCCGCCCCGGCCCCGCTTCCGAAATCCAAACAAGCGCCTCCGAAGCCCGCGCCCATGGAACCTGGCACCAAGGAGAGATGGCTGAAACTCTCCAGCGAGCATTTCGACATATTCACTTCCGCCCACGAATATGCGTCCCTTCAATTGCTCATCCAACTCGAACAATTCCGCGAATTCTTTTTTCGCACGATTCCGCAGGGCCGCATCTATGATCCCAAGCCGCTGATATTCATATTTGATGACAATGAACACTACGAACGCTATCGGCCCGACGGTCCCGACAGAAAGGCGCACACACCTCCCGGCAAGTATTTTGGAGGACACCTGCAATCGCGCATCATGATGAGACACGCGGGCCGGTTCGGCCAGCGACTGATCATCCACGAATACATCCACTCCCTGATTTCCACCCGGATGGGACCGAGGGTTCCCCTGTGGTTTAGCGAGGGCATGGCCGGAGTTTATGAAACGGCCTCCATCCGTGGAGACACCGTGACTTTTGGCCGTGTGGAGGAAATGCGTCTCAAGACAATAACCCGCACTCCACCGTTGCCGTTGGGCACCCTGTTCAACGTCGGCTACCGCAGCCCCTATTATCAGGGAGGAGGTCCCGAGACGGCCAAATTTTACGCGCTCTCGTGGCTCCTCCTGCATTATGCGATGCTCGGCAAAAACAACGAACCCTACACCGTGCCAAACCTGATGCGTTTCGCTGCCGAAACATCGCCCCCGCGAGGCGACACCGCCAAGGCTTTTGAAAAGGTTTTTGGTTCCGATTACAAGGGACTGGAACAAGCGCTCAATTCCTATATGCGCGCCGGGGAATATGTGGCCACCACCACCACAATTCCCGCCGATCCCATCAGAAACAAAATCACAACCCGGCTGGCGGACGATGAGGAAATCGAAATTGAGCTCGCCGGCCTGGCCTGGCGCGCCGGCATGACTCCCACCACCGTGTCTCTCGAGGCCCTCGACGTCATGTTCAAGTTGGAAAAGAAATACCCGGAAAATCCGCGCGTTTATGAAATTCTTGCCGAGGCGCAAATGCGCATGAACGACGCCAAAACCGCCGCACATTACAAGGCCAAGGCGATCAAAAAAAACGCGGCCAATCCGAAAGTCTATGTCGAGCTTCTAAAATACGACGACATCAAACCCGACAAACCGGGTCGCCTTATGTCCGCCAGGGCCGCCGCCAAATATGCGGCGCTTGCTGACCGCGCCATCGAACTCGCGCCCGATTACATGGAGGCGTATGAAATGCTCGCGATCATAGAGTCGCAGAATCCAAATATACGCGTCGAAAAAATGAACGCCGTGCTTGAGGCGCTTCCGCACATGCGCGAACGCGACAAAACCCACTACGCGCTGGCGACAGTTTACTGGCGCCTGAAACGCCACGAGGAAGCGCAAGCGGTGATAAACGAATTGAAGAATGATCCGAAATCGTCCGACGCGATGAAGCGCCGCGCGAGCGAATTGCAGCGTCTCATCGAAAAGGAAGCCGGCAAAAAAGCATCCGCTAAAAACAGGCAACGATAA
- the hutI gene encoding imidazolonepropionase translates to MPALIIRNARILTLSGSPVARRGAELRALGVIPLGEVLVGDDGKIAAVAEKIDTAPADAQVIDAAGRVLMPGFVDCHTHACWAGSRLDEWRALLNGETYSDLLKKGGGMLATVRAVRETTRNQLAANLRGRLDEFLRNGTTTLEIKSGYGLTLEAELKMLRAIQRAAGDWPGTVVPTALLGHGCEGSSLDDYAKMVVRDILPEVLREFPGIAIEAFCDQGAWTVETCVRLLEKARKHLPIRASADQFTPTGMVPEAVRLHAGCVAHLEGTPKEQLRELAESPVVAVLTPLTGLHLNQRFARGGFLAENGGAVAIATNCNPGTSPSCSMPLAIATAVRFCGLDIEEAIVAATVNPALVLGLTDRGTIEPGKRADLVLLHHKDERLLAYELGGNPVAQVICGGKLV, encoded by the coding sequence ATGCCAGCCCTCATTATTCGCAATGCCCGCATTCTCACCCTGTCCGGATCACCCGTCGCCCGCCGCGGCGCGGAGTTGCGCGCGCTGGGAGTGATTCCGCTGGGCGAGGTGCTGGTCGGCGACGATGGGAAAATCGCCGCGGTCGCCGAAAAAATCGACACGGCGCCCGCTGACGCGCAGGTGATCGACGCGGCGGGGCGCGTGCTCATGCCGGGTTTTGTCGACTGCCACACGCATGCGTGCTGGGCGGGCTCGCGGCTCGATGAGTGGCGGGCGCTGCTCAACGGCGAAACGTATTCCGATCTGCTCAAGAAGGGCGGCGGGATGCTTGCCACGGTGCGCGCCGTGCGCGAGACCACGCGCAACCAGCTGGCCGCAAACCTGCGCGGGCGGCTCGACGAATTTTTGCGCAACGGCACGACGACGCTCGAGATCAAAAGCGGCTACGGCCTCACGCTCGAGGCCGAGCTAAAAATGCTTCGCGCGATCCAGCGCGCGGCGGGTGACTGGCCGGGCACGGTCGTGCCGACGGCGTTGCTCGGGCACGGTTGCGAGGGCAGCAGTCTCGACGACTATGCGAAAATGGTCGTGCGCGATATTTTGCCGGAGGTGTTGCGCGAGTTTCCGGGGATCGCGATCGAGGCGTTTTGCGACCAGGGCGCGTGGACGGTTGAGACGTGCGTGCGCCTGCTCGAAAAGGCGCGCAAGCACTTGCCGATTCGCGCGAGCGCCGACCAGTTCACGCCGACCGGCATGGTGCCGGAGGCGGTGCGGTTGCATGCGGGCTGCGTGGCGCATCTCGAGGGAACGCCGAAGGAGCAGCTTCGCGAACTTGCCGAGTCGCCCGTTGTCGCCGTGCTCACTCCGCTGACCGGATTGCATCTCAACCAGCGTTTCGCGCGCGGCGGATTTCTGGCGGAAAACGGGGGCGCGGTTGCCATCGCCACGAATTGCAATCCCGGCACGTCGCCCTCGTGCTCGATGCCGCTTGCCATCGCGACGGCGGTGCGTTTTTGCGGGCTCGACATCGAGGAGGCGATTGTGGCCGCGACGGTGAATCCGGCGCTTGTGCTCGGCCTTACGGATCGCGGCACAATCGAGCCGGGCAAGCGCGCGGATTTGGTTTTGCTGCACCACAAGGACGAACGCCTGCTCGCCTACGAACTGGGCGGCAATCCCGTCGCCCAAGTCATCTGCGGCGGAAAACTCGTGTGA
- a CDS encoding substrate-binding periplasmic protein: MKTPALSLPAKLTALVSALVLALGLAGCGGGGDSQNTFRIGLEASYPPMEFKDASGKTVGFDIDMAREVAKRLGKDLKIVEIEFDGIWEGLNTERYDAAISACSITQARLKNYLFTKPYIANKQVIVAKKAIADKITSLDALAGMKVGVQKGTTADSACRKFLDENKSKQFTLESYPGATQALDNLELDRLQVVVVDLVVGSYYVNDAKRGFAYAPASFAYEPIGAAFKKTNTELHAKVDKILADMRADGTLQAISKKWFNEDIVSNVKQEYPE; encoded by the coding sequence ATGAAAACACCCGCATTGTCCCTCCCTGCCAAACTCACCGCGCTGGTTTCGGCGCTTGTCCTCGCTCTCGGCCTCGCCGGTTGCGGTGGCGGCGGCGACTCCCAAAACACTTTCCGCATCGGCCTCGAGGCCAGCTATCCTCCGATGGAATTCAAGGACGCCAGCGGCAAAACGGTCGGCTTCGACATCGACATGGCGCGCGAGGTCGCGAAACGCCTCGGCAAGGATCTCAAGATTGTCGAGATCGAGTTCGACGGCATCTGGGAGGGGCTCAACACCGAGCGTTACGACGCAGCCATCTCGGCGTGCTCCATCACGCAGGCGCGCCTGAAAAACTACCTCTTCACCAAACCCTACATCGCCAACAAGCAGGTGATCGTCGCGAAGAAGGCCATCGCCGACAAAATCACGAGCCTCGACGCCCTCGCCGGCATGAAGGTCGGCGTGCAAAAAGGCACCACGGCCGATTCCGCCTGCCGAAAGTTTCTCGACGAAAACAAAAGCAAGCAATTCACGCTCGAATCGTATCCCGGCGCCACGCAGGCGCTCGACAATCTTGAGCTCGACCGCCTGCAGGTCGTCGTCGTCGATCTCGTCGTGGGCAGCTACTATGTGAACGACGCCAAGCGCGGCTTCGCCTACGCGCCCGCCTCGTTTGCCTACGAGCCCATCGGCGCGGCCTTCAAGAAAACCAACACCGAGCTGCACGCCAAGGTGGACAAGATCCTCGCCGACATGCGCGCCGACGGCACGCTCCAGGCCATTTCCAAAAAATGGTTCAACGAGGACATCGTCTCCAACGTGAAGCAGGAATACCCAGAGTGA
- a CDS encoding amino acid ABC transporter permease translates to MTDIFNEIWPMMPQLARGAVYTLLIAFVGLIGGLVLGFFIALGKISKNPILRAVCGFYTWFIRGTPLLMQLCFIYFVLPKLIFHLRYLDALQAALIAFSLNSAAYLAEMYRSAIQSIDKGQYEAAHALGLTYWQTMGRIIIPQSIRRLVPQVGNEIIMLLKDTSVVAFIGLTDLMKITSQIQSSGGKSLVYLPSALIYLIMTTLFTYIFSKIEERHAKYE, encoded by the coding sequence ATGACTGATATTTTTAACGAAATCTGGCCGATGATGCCGCAGCTGGCACGCGGCGCCGTTTACACCTTGCTCATTGCCTTTGTGGGGTTGATCGGCGGGCTCGTGCTGGGCTTTTTCATCGCCCTCGGCAAAATCAGCAAGAACCCGATTCTGCGCGCCGTGTGCGGTTTCTACACATGGTTCATCCGCGGCACGCCGTTGCTCATGCAACTGTGCTTTATTTATTTCGTGCTGCCGAAGCTGATTTTTCACCTGCGTTATCTCGACGCGTTGCAGGCGGCGCTGATCGCGTTCAGCCTCAACTCCGCCGCGTATCTCGCCGAGATGTATCGCTCGGCGATCCAGTCGATCGACAAGGGCCAGTATGAGGCCGCGCACGCGCTCGGGCTCACTTACTGGCAGACGATGGGGCGCATCATCATCCCGCAATCCATCCGCCGACTCGTGCCGCAGGTGGGCAACGAAATCATCATGTTGCTCAAGGACACCTCCGTCGTGGCGTTCATCGGCCTGACCGACCTCATGAAAATCACCTCGCAGATCCAAAGCTCCGGCGGCAAAAGCCTCGTGTATCTGCCCTCGGCGCTCATCTACCTGATAATGACGACGCTCTTCACCTACATCTTTTCCAAGATCGAGGAGCGCCACGCGAAATACGAATGA
- a CDS encoding amino acid ABC transporter ATP-binding protein, whose amino-acid sequence MSEKIIEIKNVRKNFGKLEVLKGINLHVDKDEVVCIIGPSGSGKSTLLRCLNYLERITSGEITIHGELFDKRENDRDVHKLTASEVSAHCASLGMVFQRFNLFPHMTVLGNLIEAPMRVKHMDRAAAIALAENLLVKVGLADKRDEYPSRLSGGQQQRVAIARALAMQPQIMLFDEPTSALDPELVGEVLNVMKDLATEGMTMVVVTHEMSFARDVATRVVFMDKGEVVEQGPPQEIFTAPKNERTRMFLKKVLAS is encoded by the coding sequence GTGTCCGAAAAAATAATTGAAATCAAAAACGTCCGCAAAAACTTCGGGAAACTCGAAGTGCTCAAGGGCATCAACCTGCACGTCGACAAGGACGAGGTCGTGTGCATCATCGGGCCGAGCGGCTCCGGCAAAAGCACGCTCCTGCGCTGCCTGAATTATCTCGAGCGTATCACCTCCGGAGAGATCACCATCCACGGCGAGCTTTTCGACAAGCGCGAGAACGACCGTGACGTTCACAAGCTCACCGCGTCCGAGGTGTCCGCGCACTGCGCCTCGCTCGGTATGGTTTTTCAGCGCTTCAACCTCTTCCCGCACATGACCGTGCTCGGAAACCTGATCGAGGCGCCCATGCGCGTGAAACACATGGACCGGGCCGCCGCGATCGCCCTCGCCGAAAACCTGCTCGTCAAGGTCGGCCTCGCCGACAAGCGCGACGAGTATCCCTCGCGCCTTTCCGGCGGCCAGCAGCAGCGCGTCGCCATCGCGCGCGCGCTCGCCATGCAGCCGCAAATCATGCTTTTCGACGAGCCCACATCGGCACTCGATCCCGAGCTCGTCGGCGAGGTGCTCAACGTGATGAAGGACCTCGCCACCGAGGGCATGACGATGGTCGTGGTGACGCACGAGATGAGTTTCGCACGCGACGTGGCGACGAGGGTTGTCTTCATGGACAAGGGCGAGGTCGTGGAGCAAGGCCCGCCGCAGGAAATTTTCACCGCACCGAAAAACGAGCGCACGCGCATGTTCTTGAAAAAAGTGCTGGCCTCGTAG
- a CDS encoding DcaP family trimeric outer membrane transporter, protein MNKTSLRNISASLALLLTAALPSTAQTSSSEVEQLRASVKGLQEMVIKQNAQISRLEQQQGGNTRPAPVAVAPAEPVAIGLHDIGDGYIFVPGTNTKVRLNLSPRLDVIADSRNPGLNSRFAVALVPVKNNNVPGSEVGGYDSSNHTYVTGRGSNITFDAITVAGDNEITVFYNNDFYDTSNGRDLGYRINHLYARMKTRFGKFTLGKTVSPFENVDSWPATLDYSGASAKVFSRPSMLRYDTPTFGRGFSTAFAISNPDASLYSATGNDGSVRDRLPDVSANIRWESEKCGSAQLGGIVRKLAVDGPVDDDVLGWGLSLSLCPKFGENDSIQLEGTYGEGIFSHINDFFRDGDMAFNSKGELKALTYWGFVAGYTHRWSPKYRSTASYSVSSIKNISTQAEDAYHRVQYASVNFVWTVMPRFDVGIEALYGKNKVKSGSSGENVRVQMTFSYSLF, encoded by the coding sequence ATGAACAAAACCTCGCTACGTAACATCAGCGCAAGTCTTGCGCTCTTATTAACCGCTGCTCTTCCCTCGACAGCCCAAACCTCGTCATCCGAGGTCGAGCAATTGCGCGCCTCCGTCAAGGGCCTGCAGGAAATGGTTATCAAACAGAACGCGCAAATCTCGCGTCTCGAGCAGCAGCAGGGCGGCAACACGCGCCCGGCCCCGGTTGCCGTCGCGCCAGCCGAGCCTGTGGCCATCGGCCTTCACGACATCGGCGACGGTTACATCTTCGTGCCCGGCACCAACACCAAGGTCCGCCTCAACCTCAGCCCGCGTCTCGACGTCATCGCCGACAGCCGCAACCCCGGCCTCAACAGCCGCTTTGCCGTCGCGCTCGTGCCTGTCAAAAACAATAATGTCCCTGGCTCCGAAGTCGGCGGTTATGACAGCTCGAACCACACCTACGTCACCGGACGCGGCTCGAACATCACCTTCGACGCCATCACCGTGGCAGGTGACAACGAGATCACCGTTTTCTACAACAACGACTTTTACGACACCAGCAATGGCCGCGACTTGGGCTACCGCATCAATCACCTCTATGCCCGCATGAAGACCCGCTTCGGCAAGTTCACGCTCGGCAAGACGGTCTCGCCCTTTGAGAACGTTGACTCATGGCCCGCGACGCTCGACTACAGCGGCGCCAGCGCCAAGGTCTTCTCGCGCCCTTCCATGCTGCGCTACGACACGCCGACCTTTGGCCGCGGCTTCAGCACCGCCTTCGCGATCTCCAACCCGGACGCCTCGCTCTACAGCGCCACGGGCAACGACGGCAGCGTTAGGGATCGCCTTCCCGACGTCTCGGCCAACATTCGCTGGGAAAGCGAAAAATGCGGCAGCGCCCAACTCGGCGGCATCGTGCGCAAACTCGCCGTTGACGGTCCTGTTGACGACGACGTTCTCGGCTGGGGTTTGAGCCTGAGCCTCTGCCCCAAGTTTGGCGAAAACGACAGCATCCAGCTCGAAGGCACCTACGGCGAAGGCATCTTCAGCCACATCAATGACTTTTTCCGCGACGGTGACATGGCGTTCAACAGCAAGGGCGAACTCAAGGCGCTCACCTATTGGGGTTTTGTTGCCGGCTACACGCACCGCTGGTCGCCGAAGTATCGCTCCACGGCTTCCTACAGCGTGTCCAGCATCAAGAACATCTCCACCCAGGCCGAAGACGCCTACCACCGCGTGCAATACGCCTCGGTGAATTTCGTGTGGACGGTGATGCCCCGCTTCGACGTCGGCATCGAGGCCCTCTACGGCAAGAACAAGGTGAAGAGCGGCTCCTCGGGCGAAAACGTCCGCGTGCAGATGACCTTCAGCTATTCGCTGTTCTAA
- a CDS encoding amino acid permease has product MDQSVTPDTQPPQTGLLKRGLKNRHIQLIALGGCIGTGLFLGSAGVIQLAGPAMILGYLIGGIIEFFIMRQLGEMVVEEPVAGSFAHFAYKYWSKFAGFMSGWNYWVLYVLVGMAELTAVAKYIHWWMPDMPQWIPVLVFFILINAINLANVKIFGEAEFWFAIIKVLAVVGLIVFGAYLLIGGGAGPEAGVANLWKHGGFFAPAESGFAMFQNFSIALVLIMFSFGGLELVGVSAAETANPKKTIPKAVNQVFFRILIFYVGALTVMIMLQPWPEMVKAINAVSNSDLGDRYGASPFVLILKQMHVPSAAGILNFIILTAALSVYNSGVYCNSRMLYSMADKGNAPALFKKTDRRGVPVNALIASACGTGIGVLINYTMPGKALGLLFALVVAALVLNWALISFTHLMFRRAKNREGYTTSFKSWGFPVTNWICIGFVAFILFVMAAWAGMETSVIIMPIWIGVLGLLYWILHRKPKQGAQ; this is encoded by the coding sequence ATGGACCAAAGCGTCACGCCCGATACCCAGCCGCCGCAAACAGGTTTGCTCAAGCGCGGACTGAAAAACCGTCACATCCAACTTATCGCCCTCGGCGGCTGCATCGGCACGGGGCTGTTTCTCGGCTCGGCGGGCGTCATCCAGCTCGCGGGCCCCGCCATGATTCTCGGCTACCTGATCGGCGGAATCATCGAGTTTTTTATCATGCGCCAGCTCGGCGAGATGGTCGTCGAGGAACCGGTGGCGGGATCGTTCGCGCACTTCGCGTATAAATACTGGAGCAAGTTCGCCGGCTTTATGTCGGGCTGGAACTACTGGGTGCTCTACGTGCTCGTGGGCATGGCCGAGCTCACGGCAGTGGCGAAATACATACACTGGTGGATGCCCGACATGCCCCAGTGGATTCCGGTGCTGGTGTTCTTCATACTCATCAACGCAATCAATCTCGCCAACGTGAAGATATTCGGCGAGGCAGAGTTCTGGTTCGCGATCATCAAGGTGCTCGCGGTGGTCGGCCTGATCGTGTTCGGCGCGTATCTGCTGATCGGCGGCGGCGCGGGTCCGGAGGCAGGCGTGGCAAATCTTTGGAAGCACGGCGGATTTTTCGCGCCCGCCGAAAGCGGTTTCGCGATGTTCCAGAACTTCTCAATAGCGCTCGTGCTGATCATGTTCTCCTTCGGCGGACTTGAGCTTGTGGGCGTGAGCGCGGCCGAGACGGCCAATCCGAAAAAAACCATCCCGAAGGCGGTCAACCAAGTGTTTTTCCGCATCCTCATTTTCTACGTGGGCGCGCTCACCGTCATGATCATGCTCCAGCCCTGGCCGGAAATGGTGAAGGCGATCAACGCGGTCAGCAACTCCGACCTCGGCGACAGATACGGCGCGAGCCCGTTCGTGCTCATCCTGAAACAAATGCACGTGCCGAGCGCGGCGGGCATTCTCAACTTCATCATCCTCACCGCAGCGCTCTCGGTTTATAACAGCGGCGTGTATTGCAACAGCCGCATGCTTTACAGCATGGCGGACAAGGGTAACGCGCCGGCGCTCTTCAAGAAAACCGACCGCCGCGGCGTGCCCGTCAACGCGCTCATCGCCTCGGCGTGCGGCACCGGCATCGGCGTGCTCATCAACTACACGATGCCCGGCAAGGCGCTCGGCCTGCTCTTCGCACTCGTGGTCGCGGCGCTTGTGCTGAACTGGGCGCTGATCAGCTTCACGCACCTGATGTTCCGCCGCGCCAAGAATCGCGAAGGCTACACGACGAGTTTCAAATCGTGGGGTTTCCCGGTCACAAACTGGATTTGCATCGGTTTCGTGGCGTTCATCCTGTTTGTCATGGCCGCGTGGGCGGGCATGGAAACCTCCGTCATCATCATGCCGATATGGATCGGTGTCCTGGGATTGCTCTACTGGATACTGCATCGCAAGCCCAAGCAGGGCGCGCAGTAA
- a CDS encoding trigger factor, translating to MQVTPGCIRITLEAAWSTAASDYAEACALYRDIPVPGFSPGEVPAIITANCFSREIRAETIRRCASRLIRSVLVEKGIRTVGPLLILQASLEPGEKFVCTIELLLRPEVALPDCENFEPVADCKHTRRTEAREWLVANTECTVPEPIIRKALNSTHRDIVQPGSKLWDEAEHNALLHIIAHEVADRHGITVSEERLEEHLRNVADTVGMSPAKLRAAYNKNGQIEVIRESLLIEAVLDFLTKQEEAFLAQESAIVA from the coding sequence ATGCAAGTAACCCCGGGCTGTATTCGCATTACGCTTGAAGCGGCATGGAGCACGGCAGCCTCAGACTACGCGGAAGCCTGCGCGCTTTATCGCGACATTCCGGTTCCCGGTTTCTCGCCGGGCGAGGTGCCCGCAATCATCACGGCCAACTGTTTTAGCCGCGAGATACGGGCGGAGACCATCCGGCGATGCGCGTCGCGGCTGATCCGCTCGGTTCTTGTTGAAAAGGGAATCCGCACGGTTGGTCCGCTTTTGATTCTTCAGGCCTCGCTTGAGCCCGGGGAGAAATTTGTTTGCACGATCGAACTACTTTTGCGCCCGGAGGTGGCGCTGCCTGATTGCGAGAATTTCGAGCCCGTCGCGGACTGCAAACACACGCGGCGCACGGAGGCCAGGGAATGGCTGGTTGCAAACACGGAATGCACTGTGCCGGAGCCGATCATTCGCAAGGCGCTCAATTCGACGCACCGGGACATTGTGCAGCCGGGGTCAAAGTTGTGGGACGAGGCCGAGCACAACGCGCTCCTGCACATCATCGCGCACGAGGTGGCCGACCGCCACGGCATCACGGTCAGCGAGGAGCGTTTGGAGGAGCACCTCCGGAATGTGGCGGACACGGTTGGCATGAGTCCCGCCAAGCTTCGCGCCGCCTATAACAAAAACGGGCAGATCGAGGTGATTCGCGAAAGTCTTTTGATTGAGGCGGTCCTGGACTTCCTCACGAAACAAGAAGAAGCGTTCCTGGCGCAGGAATCGGCAATCGTCGCATAA
- a CDS encoding TetR/AcrR family transcriptional regulator, with the protein MGRTSNADQRLMDAALSLIWERSYGAITIDDICRKAEVKKGSFYYFFDSKADLAVAALDRYWSERKPLWDSQFSSTLAPMQRIRAHCDEVYRQQSATKERTGRVLGCPFCTLGSEICKQDETIRGKICEILDNKSKYWESAISDAQREGLVGPGNIAEKVQNAEAYFEGLLAQARLHNDAEMLASLGDKVCEHILARDDSSAGEARPPSVPRDVEPEEFDSTKY; encoded by the coding sequence ATGGGACGCACAAGTAATGCCGATCAACGCCTGATGGATGCCGCACTCTCTCTCATTTGGGAGCGGAGCTACGGTGCCATCACGATTGATGACATCTGTCGGAAAGCGGAAGTAAAGAAGGGGAGTTTTTATTATTTCTTCGATTCCAAGGCGGATCTGGCCGTCGCGGCACTGGATCGATATTGGAGTGAACGGAAACCCTTGTGGGACAGCCAGTTTTCATCAACACTCGCACCAATGCAACGCATCCGCGCACACTGCGATGAGGTTTACCGGCAACAGTCCGCGACCAAGGAGCGCACGGGGCGCGTGCTGGGGTGCCCGTTTTGCACGCTGGGTTCCGAAATTTGCAAGCAGGACGAGACGATCCGCGGCAAAATTTGTGAAATCCTAGATAACAAATCAAAGTATTGGGAATCAGCAATAAGCGATGCCCAACGGGAGGGGCTTGTCGGTCCGGGAAATATCGCCGAAAAGGTTCAAAACGCCGAGGCATATTTCGAAGGACTGCTCGCCCAGGCGCGCTTGCACAATGATGCCGAAATGCTTGCCTCGCTTGGGGACAAGGTGTGCGAGCACATACTGGCGCGTGACGACAGTTCCGCAGGCGAGGCTCGCCCGCCGAGCGTGCCGAGAGATGTGGAACCGGAAGAATTTGATTCAACCAAGTATTAA